One Kitasatospora sp. MAP12-44 DNA segment encodes these proteins:
- a CDS encoding FAD-binding oxidoreductase, translated as MSWDAWGDPALAKPLSDDIKGLLGQLLGVTPQDTAAPTADEVVLRPCALPAEDLAALARIVGEWNVSAADADRLPRAGGKSTPDLLRRKSREPQDAPDAVVLPGTEEEIEAVLALCARRRIAVVPFGGGTSVVGGVDPLRGVFGAVISLDLRRFDALLALDEVSGEAVLGAGLTGPQAEELLAGHGFELGHYPQSFRYATIGGFAATRSSGQNSAGHGRFDDMVRGLRVVTPAGVLDLGRAPASAAGPDLRELFIGSEGTLGVITAVRLRVHPVPAVKVHEAWSFPDFATGAAALRAVEQQGTGPTVLRLSDETETAVNLAMTDKIGGDQVTAGCLAVTVFEGSAELTAARHESTRSVLLAAGGTSLGEAPAKAWEHGRFNAPYLRDSLLACGALCETLETATDWSKLAELKTAVTAALQSALQESGSTSLVMCHISHVYPTGASLYFTVLGAQLGDPIAQWAAAKTAACDAIMAGGGTITHHHAVGSDHRPWMRQEVGELGVAILRAVKNTVDPTGILNPGKLIP; from the coding sequence ATGAGCTGGGACGCCTGGGGTGACCCGGCCCTGGCCAAGCCGCTGTCCGACGACATCAAGGGCCTGCTGGGCCAACTGCTCGGCGTCACGCCGCAGGACACCGCCGCCCCGACCGCCGACGAGGTCGTGCTGCGCCCCTGCGCCCTGCCCGCCGAGGACCTTGCCGCGCTGGCCCGGATCGTCGGCGAGTGGAACGTCAGCGCCGCGGACGCCGACCGGCTGCCCCGCGCGGGCGGCAAGTCCACCCCCGACCTGCTGCGCCGCAAGAGCCGCGAGCCGCAGGACGCGCCCGACGCGGTGGTGCTCCCGGGTACCGAGGAGGAGATCGAGGCCGTCCTCGCGCTCTGCGCGCGTCGGCGGATCGCGGTCGTCCCGTTCGGCGGCGGCACCAGCGTGGTCGGCGGTGTCGACCCGCTGCGCGGCGTCTTCGGCGCCGTCATCTCGCTGGACCTGCGCCGCTTCGACGCGCTGCTCGCGCTGGACGAGGTCTCCGGCGAGGCCGTCCTGGGCGCGGGCCTGACCGGTCCGCAGGCCGAGGAGCTGCTCGCCGGGCACGGCTTCGAGCTCGGCCACTACCCGCAGAGCTTCCGCTACGCGACCATCGGCGGCTTCGCGGCCACCCGCTCCTCGGGCCAGAACTCCGCCGGGCACGGCCGCTTCGACGACATGGTCCGCGGCCTGCGGGTGGTCACCCCCGCCGGCGTGCTCGACCTCGGCCGGGCCCCCGCCTCGGCCGCGGGGCCCGACCTGCGCGAGCTGTTCATCGGCTCCGAGGGCACCCTCGGCGTGATCACCGCGGTCCGGCTGCGGGTGCACCCCGTGCCGGCCGTCAAGGTCCACGAGGCCTGGAGCTTCCCCGACTTCGCCACCGGCGCCGCCGCGCTGCGCGCCGTCGAGCAGCAGGGCACCGGCCCCACCGTGCTGCGGCTCTCCGACGAGACCGAGACCGCCGTCAACCTGGCGATGACGGACAAGATCGGCGGCGACCAGGTCACGGCCGGCTGCCTGGCCGTCACCGTCTTCGAGGGCAGCGCCGAACTCACCGCCGCCCGCCATGAGTCGACCCGCTCGGTGCTGCTGGCGGCTGGTGGCACCTCGCTCGGCGAGGCGCCGGCCAAGGCCTGGGAGCACGGCCGGTTCAACGCGCCGTACCTGCGCGACTCGCTGCTTGCCTGCGGCGCGCTCTGCGAGACGCTGGAGACCGCCACCGACTGGTCGAAACTGGCCGAGCTCAAGACGGCGGTGACCGCCGCGCTGCAGAGCGCCCTGCAGGAGAGCGGCAGCACCTCGCTGGTGATGTGCCACATCTCGCACGTCTACCCGACCGGCGCCTCGCTCTACTTCACCGTGCTGGGCGCCCAGTTGGGCGATCCGATCGCGCAGTGGGCGGCCGCGAAGACCGCCGCCTGCGACGCCATCATGGCGGGCGGCGGCACCATCACGCACCACCACGCGGTCGGCTCCGACCACCGCCCGTGGATGCGCCAGGAGGTCGGTGAGCTCGGCGTGGCGATCCTGCGCGCCGTCAAGAACACCGTCGACCCGACCGGCATCCTCAACCCCGGCAAGCTGATCCCGTGA
- a CDS encoding multicopper oxidase domain-containing protein, which yields MPVDRAHQKTHDDRRRTVLRTLLGGGALAGFAATAQLGATAQAEADPFAAEEVRPGGRVREYWLQADSFQHNAVPNGQDGMTGMRFTADQTTFWAVGFRAYTADWGRPLDADASPQGIGDNSGIPGPVLRAEVGDTLRVHFRNNDEHYRWPHSLHPHGVWYDQDNDGGWLADDTERPGTAVPFGADYTYTWICRPSSVGTWPYHDHSVPQAIQVPGAKPKMPVMEIGAELGLFGVIAVTDRHTPAVDREFVLFCHDATPGDIPSLAQGLNLFNGGAFVDNTPTFTAKAGERVRWRIAALGNETHVFHLHGHRWRSPQGYQGWVDSQIIAPSTTVTIEYTEDNPGDWIYHCHVVHHMMGGMVGRYRVSP from the coding sequence ATGCCAGTCGACCGCGCGCACCAGAAGACCCACGACGACCGCCGCCGGACCGTGCTGCGCACCCTGCTGGGCGGCGGCGCGCTGGCCGGGTTCGCGGCCACCGCGCAGCTGGGCGCCACGGCGCAGGCAGAGGCCGATCCCTTCGCGGCCGAGGAGGTCCGGCCCGGCGGCCGGGTCCGCGAGTACTGGCTGCAGGCCGACTCCTTCCAGCACAACGCGGTGCCCAACGGCCAGGACGGCATGACGGGCATGCGCTTCACGGCCGATCAGACCACCTTCTGGGCGGTCGGCTTCCGCGCCTACACCGCCGACTGGGGCCGCCCGCTGGACGCCGATGCCAGCCCGCAGGGCATCGGCGACAACAGCGGCATCCCGGGGCCGGTGCTGCGCGCCGAGGTCGGCGACACCCTGCGGGTGCACTTCCGCAACAACGACGAGCACTACCGCTGGCCGCACAGCCTGCACCCGCACGGGGTCTGGTACGACCAGGACAACGACGGCGGCTGGCTCGCCGACGACACCGAACGCCCGGGCACCGCTGTCCCGTTCGGCGCCGACTACACCTACACCTGGATCTGCCGCCCGAGTTCGGTGGGCACCTGGCCCTACCACGACCACTCGGTGCCGCAGGCCATCCAAGTCCCCGGCGCCAAGCCGAAGATGCCGGTGATGGAGATCGGCGCGGAGCTCGGCCTGTTCGGCGTCATCGCCGTCACCGACCGCCACACGCCCGCCGTGGACCGGGAGTTCGTCCTCTTCTGCCACGACGCCACACCGGGCGACATCCCCTCGCTCGCGCAGGGCCTCAACCTCTTCAACGGCGGCGCGTTCGTCGACAACACCCCGACCTTCACCGCCAAGGCCGGCGAGCGGGTGCGCTGGCGGATCGCGGCGCTGGGCAACGAGACCCATGTCTTCCATCTGCACGGCCACCGCTGGCGCAGCCCGCAGGGCTACCAGGGCTGGGTGGACTCGCAGATCATCGCGCCGTCCACCACCGTGACCATCGAGTACACCGAGGACAACCCGGGCGACTGGATCTACCACTGCCATGTCGTGCACCACATGATGGGCGGCATGGTGGGCCGCTACCGGGTCAGCCCCTGA
- a CDS encoding glycosyltransferase: protein MRILFTSTEGSGHFHPLVPFIDACTRRGDDVLVLVPPKLEATVAARPQPYRIGGAPPAAETAALWERFPKVSRAEASVIANRELFGRLFTAALLPAVEQACQEWRPDLVLHDPCEYASVVAAERLGIAHAQVAISQAEAESGSLRIAAPALEPYGGRIVERLRETPYLTRFPASLDPSPYPLTHRFREAAEVAAPRERPARWGGDGRLPLVYLSFGTVAGGLPVGAAACRAALAAVDGLPVRVLLTLGHAAEAAELGPIPANVQVEGWIPQAEVLSEAALVLCHGGSGTTFGALAAGVPLVVVPLFADQPANGRLVQAAGAGLVVTPTGGEPGAMGVPGPEDVPRIRESVQAVLADPGYREAAQRLAQEMRATPSVDELLDGLLAR, encoded by the coding sequence ATGCGTATCCTCTTCACCTCGACCGAGGGCTCCGGCCACTTCCACCCGCTGGTCCCGTTCATCGATGCCTGCACGCGCCGCGGGGACGACGTCCTCGTGCTGGTCCCGCCGAAGCTGGAGGCGACCGTCGCGGCCCGTCCGCAGCCCTACCGGATCGGGGGCGCGCCGCCGGCCGCCGAGACCGCGGCGCTCTGGGAGCGCTTCCCGAAGGTGTCGCGCGCGGAGGCCAGTGTGATCGCCAATCGCGAGCTCTTCGGGCGGCTGTTCACCGCCGCGCTGCTGCCGGCCGTCGAGCAGGCCTGTCAGGAGTGGCGGCCCGACCTGGTCCTGCACGACCCGTGCGAGTACGCCTCGGTGGTGGCGGCCGAGCGGCTGGGCATCGCGCACGCCCAGGTCGCGATCTCGCAGGCCGAGGCCGAGTCGGGCTCGCTGCGGATCGCGGCGCCCGCGTTGGAGCCGTACGGCGGCCGGATCGTGGAACGGCTGCGCGAGACCCCGTATCTGACGCGCTTTCCGGCCTCGCTCGACCCCTCCCCGTACCCGCTGACCCACCGCTTCCGGGAGGCCGCCGAGGTCGCGGCTCCCCGTGAGCGCCCGGCGCGCTGGGGCGGCGACGGCCGGTTGCCGCTGGTCTACCTGAGCTTTGGCACCGTCGCGGGCGGGCTGCCGGTGGGCGCCGCGGCCTGCCGGGCCGCGCTGGCGGCGGTGGACGGCCTGCCGGTGCGGGTGCTGCTGACGCTCGGGCACGCGGCGGAGGCGGCCGAGCTCGGGCCGATTCCCGCCAACGTCCAGGTGGAGGGCTGGATCCCGCAGGCCGAGGTGCTGTCCGAGGCGGCCCTGGTGCTCTGCCACGGCGGCTCGGGGACGACCTTCGGCGCGCTGGCGGCCGGGGTGCCGCTGGTCGTCGTGCCGCTCTTCGCCGACCAGCCGGCGAACGGCCGGCTGGTGCAGGCGGCGGGGGCCGGCCTGGTCGTCACGCCCACCGGCGGGGAGCCCGGCGCGATGGGCGTGCCGGGGCCCGAGGACGTCCCGCGGATCCGCGAGTCGGTGCAGGCGGTGCTCGCCGACCCCGGCTACCGCGAGGCGGCGCAGCGCCTGGCGCAGGAGATGCGGGCCACCCCGAGCGTCGACGAGCTGCTGGACGGGCTGCTGGCGCGTTAG
- a CDS encoding FAD-dependent monooxygenase, giving the protein MTSKVDDRVPVLIAGGSLVGLSASLFLGRLGVPHLLVERHARTSHHPRGRGNNVRTMELFRTAGVEPLIREAASVLAENHGILQADTLTGADQEWLFKKIDPGGALSRLSPSGWCLCSQNDLEPVLLRSARELGGELRFGTELVSFEQDDRGVTAQLLTRETGETRTVRADYLIAADGPRSPVRDRLGIGLTGQGDLFHNVSITFRAKRLAEAVGDRRFIVCYLTNPQSPGALLPVDNERDWVFHAPWRPDDGETLEDFTEERCIELIRTATGVPDLELEITGKAPWHAAERVAESYGSGRVFLAGDSAHEMSPTGAFGSNTGIQDAHNLAWKLAAVLAGWAGPGLLESYDAERRPVALATSARASVRSAEHRHPGYDVSPGTGRQAGMLAVVLGYRYPAGAVLGTVPDGPAVPEDFSPVAEPGGRAPHLWVHRAGVRISTLDLYERAPVLLSGPGGAAWHAAGLRVAERTGTPLDCYRVGHGAEHELSPEPGPDWAGLHGIEADGAVLVRPDGFVAWRSTAGAGDPEQVLAHVLRSVFSRQ; this is encoded by the coding sequence ATGACGTCGAAGGTCGACGATCGCGTGCCCGTCCTGATCGCCGGTGGTTCGCTGGTGGGGCTGTCCGCCTCGCTGTTCCTGGGCCGGCTCGGTGTGCCGCACCTGCTGGTGGAACGGCACGCGCGGACCTCGCACCACCCGCGCGGGCGCGGCAACAACGTGCGCACCATGGAGCTGTTCCGCACCGCCGGGGTGGAGCCGCTGATCCGCGAGGCCGCCTCCGTGCTGGCCGAGAACCACGGCATCCTGCAGGCCGACACGCTGACCGGCGCGGACCAGGAGTGGCTGTTCAAGAAGATCGACCCGGGCGGCGCGCTGTCCCGGCTGAGCCCCTCGGGCTGGTGCCTGTGCAGCCAGAACGACCTGGAGCCGGTGCTCCTGCGCAGCGCCCGCGAGCTGGGCGGCGAGCTGCGCTTCGGCACCGAGCTGGTCTCCTTCGAGCAGGACGACCGCGGGGTCACGGCGCAGCTGCTGACCCGGGAGACCGGCGAGACCCGTACCGTGCGGGCCGACTACCTGATCGCCGCGGACGGTCCGCGCAGCCCCGTCCGGGACCGGCTGGGGATCGGCCTGACCGGGCAGGGCGACTTGTTCCACAACGTCAGCATCACCTTCCGGGCCAAGCGGCTGGCCGAGGCGGTGGGCGACCGCCGGTTCATCGTCTGCTACCTGACGAACCCGCAGAGTCCCGGAGCGCTGCTGCCGGTCGACAACGAGCGCGACTGGGTCTTCCACGCGCCGTGGCGCCCCGACGACGGCGAGACGCTGGAGGACTTCACCGAGGAGCGCTGCATCGAGCTGATCCGCACCGCGACCGGCGTGCCCGACCTGGAGCTGGAGATCACCGGCAAGGCGCCCTGGCACGCCGCCGAGCGGGTGGCCGAGAGCTACGGCAGCGGCCGGGTCTTCCTGGCCGGCGACTCGGCGCACGAGATGTCCCCGACCGGCGCGTTCGGCTCCAACACCGGCATCCAGGACGCCCACAACCTGGCCTGGAAACTCGCCGCGGTGCTCGCCGGCTGGGCCGGCCCGGGCCTGCTGGAGAGCTACGACGCCGAGCGGCGCCCGGTGGCGCTGGCGACCAGCGCGCGGGCCTCGGTGCGCTCCGCCGAGCACCGCCACCCCGGCTACGACGTCAGCCCCGGCACCGGCCGGCAGGCCGGCATGCTCGCCGTGGTGCTCGGCTACCGCTACCCCGCCGGCGCGGTGCTCGGCACCGTGCCCGACGGCCCGGCCGTCCCCGAGGACTTCAGCCCGGTCGCCGAGCCCGGCGGCCGCGCGCCGCACCTGTGGGTGCACCGCGCCGGGGTCCGGATCTCCACCCTCGACCTGTACGAGCGGGCGCCGGTGCTGCTCAGCGGCCCCGGCGGTGCGGCCTGGCACGCCGCCGGCCTGCGCGTCGCCGAGCGCACCGGCACGCCGCTGGACTGCTACCGGGTGGGCCACGGCGCCGAGCACGAGTTGTCGCCCGAGCCCGGCCCCGACTGGGCCGGGCTGCACGGCATCGAGGCGGACGGCGCGGTGCTGGTGCGCCCGGACGGGTTCGTGGCCTGGCGCTCCACGGCGGGGGCCGGCGACCCGGAGCAGGTGCTGGCCCACGTGCTGCGCAGCGTCTTCAGCCGCCAGTGA
- a CDS encoding cupin domain-containing protein — translation MTTQPARIVHLDETQPNRRRGGDLRALLTPTSVGATSGFMGLAIIQPGERIGEHYHPYSEEFVFVVSGSLEVDLDGESHPLRPDQGLMIPREVRHRFRNVGATEARMVFHLGPLAPRPELGHVDTEETMDADQLGARA, via the coding sequence ATGACCACTCAGCCCGCACGCATCGTGCACCTCGACGAGACGCAACCCAACCGCCGGCGCGGCGGAGACCTGCGCGCCCTGCTCACCCCGACGTCGGTGGGAGCCACCAGCGGTTTCATGGGCCTGGCGATCATCCAGCCCGGCGAGCGGATCGGCGAGCACTACCACCCGTACTCCGAGGAGTTCGTCTTCGTCGTCAGCGGATCTCTGGAGGTGGACCTCGACGGTGAGAGCCACCCGCTGCGGCCCGACCAGGGGCTGATGATCCCCCGCGAGGTCCGCCACCGCTTCCGCAACGTGGGCGCCACCGAGGCGCGGATGGTCTTCCACCTGGGGCCGCTGGCACCGCGCCCCGAGCTCGGCCACGTGGACACCGAGGAGACCATGGACGCCGACCAGCTGGGGGCGAGGGCGTGA
- a CDS encoding helix-turn-helix domain-containing protein has product MSSSHAEPEEAQPARSVDDAILDAAAELVVHLGLRRTQLAEIARRAGVSRPTVYRRWPDVRAVIGALLTREIQSTQQRVTRAGDDRESVVAWVVETAVQVRDHPVLGALLRSDSDVLLEYVVERLGTSQQGLLDALREALELGQRHGSIRPGEPTELAAMVLLITQSTVQSHRMIAQLLPEPAWRRELATALNGYLRP; this is encoded by the coding sequence ATGTCAAGTAGTCACGCAGAGCCCGAAGAGGCCCAGCCCGCCCGCAGCGTCGACGACGCGATCCTCGACGCGGCCGCCGAGCTGGTCGTCCACCTCGGCCTGCGCCGCACCCAGCTGGCCGAGATCGCCCGCCGCGCCGGGGTCAGCCGGCCCACGGTCTACCGCCGCTGGCCGGACGTCCGCGCGGTGATCGGCGCGCTGCTGACCCGGGAGATCCAGAGCACCCAGCAGCGCGTCACCCGGGCCGGGGACGACCGCGAGTCGGTGGTCGCCTGGGTCGTCGAGACCGCCGTCCAGGTCCGCGACCACCCGGTGCTCGGCGCGCTGCTGCGCTCGGACTCCGACGTCCTGCTCGAATACGTGGTCGAACGACTCGGCACCAGCCAGCAGGGCCTGCTCGACGCCCTGCGCGAGGCGCTCGAACTCGGCCAGCGGCACGGCTCGATCCGCCCCGGAGAGCCCACCGAGCTGGCCGCGATGGTGCTGCTGATCACCCAGTCCACCGTCCAGTCGCACCGCATGATCGCCCAGCTGCTGCCGGAGCCGGCCTGGCGCCGCGAACTGGCCACCGCCCTGAACGGATACCTGCGCCCATGA
- a CDS encoding beta-ketoacyl-[acyl-carrier-protein] synthase family protein, whose amino-acid sequence MTRRVAVTGLGVVAPGGIGVRAFWDLLTAGQTATRGITLFDPEGFRSRIAAECDFDAVACGLDPVRAQRADRYVQFALAAAAEAVRDSGLDLALQDPWRVGVSLGSAVGGTTRLEHDYVAVSAAGDRWDVDARGAGPHLHRAFSPSALASEVAEAVGAHGPVQTVSTGCTSGLDAVGHAFHAIEDGKADIIVAGAADSPISPITVACFDAIKATSTRNDDPAHASRPFDAERDGFVLGEGAAVLVLEELEHARARGARIYCEIRGFATFGNAYHMTGLTTEGREMSEAIDRALEQARLDPSAVDYVNAHGSGTKQNDRHETAAVKRSLGAHAFEVPMSSIKSMVGHSLGAIGAIELVACALALANGVVPPTANYDTPDPDCDLDYVPRTARSAKLRTVLSVGSGFGGFQSAVVLALEDGRTT is encoded by the coding sequence GTGACCCGCCGGGTGGCGGTCACCGGGCTGGGCGTGGTCGCTCCCGGCGGCATAGGCGTGCGCGCCTTCTGGGATCTGCTCACCGCTGGGCAGACCGCGACCCGGGGCATCACTCTCTTCGACCCCGAGGGGTTCCGCTCGCGGATCGCCGCGGAGTGCGACTTCGACGCGGTGGCCTGCGGCCTGGACCCGGTGCGGGCCCAACGCGCCGACCGCTACGTGCAGTTCGCGCTGGCGGCGGCCGCCGAGGCGGTCCGCGACTCGGGGCTCGACCTCGCGTTGCAGGACCCGTGGCGGGTCGGCGTGTCGCTGGGCTCGGCCGTCGGCGGGACCACCCGCCTGGAGCACGACTATGTGGCGGTCAGCGCGGCGGGCGACCGCTGGGACGTGGACGCGCGCGGCGCCGGGCCGCATCTGCACCGGGCCTTCTCGCCCAGCGCGCTGGCCTCCGAGGTGGCCGAGGCGGTCGGCGCGCACGGACCGGTGCAGACCGTCTCCACCGGCTGCACCTCCGGACTCGACGCGGTCGGCCACGCCTTCCACGCCATCGAGGACGGCAAGGCGGACATCATCGTCGCCGGGGCCGCGGACTCGCCGATCTCGCCGATCACGGTGGCCTGCTTCGACGCGATCAAGGCGACCTCGACGCGCAACGACGACCCGGCGCACGCCTCGCGCCCCTTCGACGCCGAGCGCGACGGCTTTGTGCTCGGCGAGGGCGCGGCCGTGCTGGTGCTGGAGGAGTTGGAGCACGCGCGCGCCCGCGGCGCCCGGATCTACTGCGAGATCCGCGGCTTCGCGACCTTCGGCAACGCCTACCACATGACCGGCCTGACCACCGAGGGCCGGGAGATGTCGGAGGCGATCGACCGGGCCCTCGAGCAGGCCAGGCTCGATCCCAGCGCGGTGGACTACGTCAACGCGCACGGCTCGGGCACCAAGCAGAACGACCGGCACGAGACGGCGGCCGTCAAACGCTCGCTCGGCGCCCATGCGTTCGAGGTGCCGATGAGCTCGATCAAGTCCATGGTCGGCCACTCGCTCGGCGCCATCGGGGCGATCGAACTGGTGGCCTGCGCACTGGCGTTGGCCAACGGCGTGGTGCCGCCGACGGCGAACTACGACACCCCCGATCCGGACTGCGACCTCGACTACGTGCCGCGCACCGCGCGCAGCGCGAAGCTGCGGACCGTGCTCTCGGTCGGCAGCGGCTTCGGCGGTTTCCAGTCCGCGGTGGTACTGGCGCTAGAGGACGGGAGAACAACATGA
- a CDS encoding glycerol-3-phosphate dehydrogenase/oxidase, which translates to MTSHAGTTVLNARRRAEEFDALADAAGAIDVLVIGGGVTGAGVALDAASRGLRTVLVEARDLAFGTSRWSSKLVHGGLRYLASGRVGVARESAVERGILMTRTAPHLIRPLPQLVPLLPTMSRAQAALVHTGFLAGDALRATARTPASVLPRARRVDAAETTALVPAVRTAGLRGSLVAHDGQLIDDARLVVAIARTAAQYGASILTRVRAEQVTGDSARLVDTLTGRSLTVAARAVINATGVWADQVDDSIKLRPSRGTHLVFDAAALGHPAAALTVPVPGSTSRFVFALPQQLGRVVLGLTDEDAPGPVPDEPEPTVGEIDFLLATINTALRRELTRDDVRGSFAGLRPLIDAGGGDTADLSRRHAVRESPSGVITVVGGKLTTYRAMAEDAVDAALRARGLKAGPCRTRRLPLVGAPEHSGSRPPTDAALPASLIARHGGASAAVREGSRSARPLEQIAPGIDVTRAEVEYALTHEGALDTDDILARRTRLSLVPADAERARAAVEEIAAEHLP; encoded by the coding sequence ATGACCTCGCACGCCGGCACCACCGTCCTCAACGCCCGCCGCCGCGCCGAGGAGTTCGACGCGCTCGCCGACGCCGCCGGCGCCATCGACGTGCTCGTGATCGGCGGCGGCGTCACCGGCGCGGGCGTCGCGCTGGACGCGGCCTCGCGCGGGCTGCGCACCGTCCTGGTGGAGGCCCGCGACCTGGCGTTCGGGACCAGCCGGTGGAGCTCCAAGCTGGTGCACGGCGGCCTGCGCTACCTGGCCTCCGGCCGGGTCGGGGTGGCCCGGGAGAGCGCGGTGGAGCGCGGCATCCTGATGACCCGCACCGCCCCGCACCTGATCCGCCCGCTGCCCCAACTCGTGCCGCTGCTCCCGACGATGAGCCGTGCTCAGGCCGCGCTGGTGCACACCGGCTTCCTGGCCGGCGACGCGCTGCGGGCCACCGCCCGCACGCCCGCCTCGGTGCTGCCGCGGGCCCGCCGGGTGGACGCGGCCGAGACCACCGCGCTGGTGCCGGCCGTCCGCACCGCGGGCCTGCGCGGCTCGCTGGTCGCCCATGACGGCCAACTGATCGACGACGCCCGCCTGGTGGTGGCGATCGCCCGGACGGCCGCGCAGTACGGCGCCTCGATCCTGACCCGGGTCCGCGCCGAGCAGGTCACCGGTGACTCGGCGCGGCTGGTGGACACGCTCACCGGCCGCTCACTGACCGTCGCGGCCCGGGCCGTGATCAACGCCACCGGCGTCTGGGCCGACCAGGTGGACGACTCCATCAAGCTGCGCCCCAGCCGCGGCACCCACCTGGTCTTCGACGCCGCCGCGCTCGGCCACCCCGCCGCCGCACTCACCGTCCCGGTGCCCGGCTCGACCAGCCGCTTCGTCTTCGCGCTGCCGCAGCAGCTGGGCCGGGTGGTGCTCGGCCTGACCGACGAGGACGCCCCCGGCCCGGTCCCGGACGAGCCGGAGCCCACCGTCGGCGAGATCGACTTCCTGCTCGCGACGATCAACACCGCGCTGCGCCGCGAGCTGACCCGCGACGACGTCCGGGGCTCCTTCGCGGGCCTGCGGCCGCTGATCGACGCGGGCGGCGGCGACACCGCCGACCTCTCGCGCCGGCACGCCGTCCGCGAGTCGCCCTCGGGCGTGATCACCGTGGTCGGCGGCAAGTTGACCACCTATCGGGCGATGGCCGAGGACGCCGTCGACGCCGCCCTGCGCGCCCGCGGCCTGAAGGCCGGGCCGTGCCGGACCCGCCGGCTGCCGCTGGTCGGCGCGCCGGAGCACAGCGGCAGCCGGCCGCCGACCGACGCCGCGCTGCCCGCCTCGTTGATCGCCCGGCACGGCGGCGCCTCGGCCGCCGTGCGCGAGGGTTCCCGCTCGGCCCGCCCGCTGGAGCAGATCGCCCCGGGCATCGACGTCACCCGGGCCGAGGTCGAGTACGCGCTGACCCACGAGGGCGCGCTGGACACCGACGACATCCTGGCCCGCCGCACCCGCCTCTCCCTGGTGCCGGCGGACGCCGAACGGGCCCGCGCGGCGGTCGAGGAGATCGCGGCCGAGCACCTCCCCTAA
- a CDS encoding SchA/CurD-like domain-containing protein produces the protein MTTLYDRQSPIPAVETPRLRVVLLLDVLDGHQERFLAAYEQIRHQVADVPGHVSDQLCQSLGNSSQWLITSEWESAEPFLDWVESPAHIKMVEPLHGCVRDTHSLRFVIARETPEPGTRKPAAERTGRAQGASADPIPHPPLASAGVVRHALTFTVKPGSEPEVARILAGYRSPKARVDGTTQLLRTSLFMHGNRVVRAVEVAGDLGNALRHVASQPEVRAVEEAVNPYLEEARDLTDPSSARAFFARAALPAAHRVDPEPGLSGELTRRAFLHTVRPGCGAAAARLLAELDVRAAEDPAQPLAASTLFLSQDLLVRIVDLRGPHRETAAGPGLREAAGELARLLDLGPDGDLSTEEGVRRFLAACAMEPVTDRQAQDS, from the coding sequence GTGACCACCCTGTACGACCGACAATCCCCGATCCCCGCCGTCGAGACGCCCCGGCTACGGGTGGTGCTGCTGCTGGACGTCCTGGACGGCCACCAGGAGCGGTTCCTGGCCGCCTACGAGCAGATCCGCCACCAGGTGGCGGACGTCCCCGGCCATGTCAGCGACCAGCTCTGCCAGTCGCTGGGCAACTCCTCGCAGTGGCTGATCACCAGCGAGTGGGAGAGCGCCGAACCGTTCCTGGACTGGGTGGAGAGCCCCGCCCACATCAAGATGGTCGAGCCGCTGCACGGCTGTGTGCGCGACACCCACTCGCTGCGCTTCGTCATCGCCCGCGAGACGCCCGAGCCCGGCACTCGCAAGCCGGCCGCCGAGCGCACCGGCCGGGCGCAGGGAGCGAGCGCCGACCCCATCCCGCACCCCCCGCTGGCCAGCGCCGGGGTGGTGCGGCACGCGCTGACCTTCACCGTGAAGCCCGGCAGCGAGCCGGAGGTGGCCAGGATCCTGGCCGGCTACCGCTCGCCCAAGGCGCGCGTGGACGGCACCACCCAGCTGCTGCGCACCTCGCTCTTCATGCACGGCAACCGAGTGGTGCGGGCCGTCGAGGTGGCCGGCGACCTGGGCAACGCGCTGCGGCACGTGGCCTCCCAGCCGGAGGTGCGGGCCGTCGAGGAGGCGGTCAACCCGTACCTGGAGGAGGCCCGCGACCTCACCGACCCGTCCTCCGCGCGGGCCTTCTTCGCCCGCGCCGCGCTGCCCGCCGCGCATCGCGTCGACCCCGAGCCCGGCCTGAGCGGCGAGCTCACCCGCCGGGCCTTCCTGCACACCGTCCGCCCGGGCTGCGGCGCGGCGGCGGCGCGGTTGCTGGCCGAGCTGGACGTACGGGCGGCCGAGGACCCGGCGCAGCCGCTGGCCGCCTCGACGCTGTTCCTCAGCCAGGACCTGCTGGTGCGGATCGTCGACCTGCGCGGGCCGCACCGGGAGACGGCCGCCGGTCCTGGCCTGCGCGAGGCGGCCGGCGAGCTGGCCCGGCTGCTGGACCTCGGCCCGGACGGGGACCTGAGCACCGAGGAGGGCGTCCGGCGCTTCCTCGCCGCCTGCGCGATGGAACCGGTCACCGACCGCCAGGCGCAGGACTCCTGA